CGTAGGCGGGCACTCCCACGGGCTGCGACTCTGATTGGCCGCGCCCCGCGAGACGCAGGCGCAGAGCCCCGCCCCCGCAAGGGGCGGGCGGCAGCGCTGAGGGGGcggcgcccccggccccgcgcggcCGCTCAGTCGCTGTCGCTGTCGCTGCTGTCACCGCCcttccccgccgccgccgcctccggcTCGGCCTCCTCCCGCAGGTCGGCGAAGAAATCCTCCCCGCTGCCCAGCGCCTTGCTGCTGAGGGCGCGCAGCGGCCCGCCCTTCTTCTTCTTCCGGCGGTAATCATCGACCACCATGGACCCGAGCGCCGACACGTCCCAGAACTTCACCTTCTGGTCGTGGCCGCTGCTGGCCAGTAGCTTCCCGTCCTCAGCCACGGCCAGCTGCTCGATGGGCTCGCCCAGGTGCTGCCCCACGCAGCCCAGCACGCGGTTCGGCAGCACGTTCACCGCCCTGGGCACCGCACGGGAGCACTGAGGGCCCTGCAGTGCCCGGGGACACCGTCTGCCCTCCCGTCCTGCCTCCTGAGCAAGGCTGATCTGTCCCACACCCCTCTTAactcccctccttccccatcccacacctccccctcccatcccaagCCCTCCCCATCCTGTACCACACCTCCTCAttcctctccatcccatcccagcccccaCAATCCCGGTCTCATCCATTCCACATCCCaccccatctccatcccatgCCACCCTCCACAACCCTATCCCACCACCTCCCTATCCAATCTCACCCCCCACAATCCCTCCTGATCCCACGCCCTTCCATCCCTCTCCATTCcccctcaccccatcccacaCCTCCGCACCCCCTGACCTGATGACTCCGTCCAGGGACCCCACACACACGATGCTGTCTGTGATGGGCACCATGCAGTCAATGGTCTCTGCCCTCAGCGCAAATCGGTCACTGGCGGCCCCAAAGCCATCCCAGTTGAAGAGGTAGATGGTGCCTTCGCTGGAGCCACATGCCACCTTCCTCCCCCTCTAGGCACAAAGGAGGGCAGTGAGGCGGAGGCAGAACAAAACACTCGGAGCGAGGACAGGGCCGTGGGATCCTGCTCCGTGTCGGGGTGCAGTGCCAACCTTCATCAGCACGACAGATGTCAGGTCCCCGTTCTGCGGCTCCGAGAGCAGTTCAAAGCGCCGTCTCTTCACGTTGAAGACACCCAGGGTGCCATCACCACTGTGGGAGGTGGAAGGGACACGTTGTGAGCACAGGACACGGCACAGGGCACCTTCCCCAGCCATGAGCGGACACGGGGAGCCCGACCCCGAGACCATGAAACCCCTCTGGTACCAGGCTGTCAGCAGGATCTTCCCGTTGCCATCCACAGTCATGGCACTGATGTATTCCTCCTGCTGCCGTGCCTCCAGGATGGCACTGCCCCTGCGCAGGTCCCACACCTTCACTGCCCCGCCATCGTCGCCCGTGGCAAAGACGTGGTTGTCGATGGGCAGCACGCAGTTGAGGGCTGAGCTGCAAAAACCCCGGCCCCACACCCCCACGGTCACGGCTCCCAGAGCAACCCTctgggctctccctgcctggcccagggctgtgtggcCCTGCCGCGGGAGGGAAGGGGACAATGTCCCAGCCGTTCTGCCCGGAATGACCTCCTGTGTGGACTTACTCGTGGGCCTTGGGGAAGCGCGTTTCCAGCCGTCCCTCCTCCGCTGTCAGGATGTGGATGGACTTGTCCTTGGACACAGTGAAAAGCTCTGGAGAGCCGCGTTAGTGCCCCCGCCCAGCGTCCCCCATGTCACCCCACGTCCCCCGCACTCACTCTGCCCGTCCTGGGAGAACGCCACGTCCCGGCACGACTTGAGGTGATGCCCCGAGGACCAAAGCTGCCGGTTCTCTCCCTCAGTGCAGGAGTACGAGTACCTGCCAACACAGAGAGCGCTCGCCGGGACCCGCGGGCGGCCGGGGAACTCCCCCGCCTGTGCCCAGCGGATCCCAGAGCCAGgaccccctccccagcccccggCCCCACTCACAGGTACACGTCGCCGTCCACGTCTCCCGCGGCCAGCAGCGGCCGCGCCGGGTGCAGCGCGATGGCGTTGGCCGTGGCCTCCAGACAGATGTCCTCGGGGGTGTCCCGCACTCGCGGCTCCCGCGCCGCCGGCTCCGGCGAGTCCTGGGGCTCCTGGGAAGAGCGGGGCCGTGGGACCGGGGCCGGCGGCTCCAGGGTCCCGCAGCCCCACGCGTGCTCACCTCCTCCATGGCGGCTGCCATGGCGCGCTGCTGGTTTGCATGGCCACGCCTTCCCTGGCATACCCCCGCCCCTTTGCTCGCACGGGGCCGCCCCAGCGGGACCGCCCCGCGGCGCTGCGGGCTGGCACCGGCTCGGGGGTCGCGCCCCGCCGGCGGGGTCCAGCCCGAGGCCGCCCGGGGCCCCGTTTCACCAGGTCGTTCCCCATCCGCCTCatgttttcctgttctttaGCGCTTCACCATTGGGGGCTCCACAGGCTCCTTAATTCGCACCGCGGGCTCCTTAATTCGCACCCCGTCACCTCGTCTCTCTGATCCCAGGGGAGGGGGTGGCCAGGGGGCACTTCGGCCCCCTGCAGGGTCTGGGGCCTTCAGGGCCCCCCTAGagaccccagcccagccaggaacCACCGGCAGCGCCCCCGCTCCGAGGGGcgatcccagctccctgctgtccctgcactgCGGCAACAAGTTTTGCCTGATGCTGGCCCCATCACAGACCCAGAGCAGCCTTCTGCCAGCACTTGGAGTAGCTTGCATATCCTCTGCTTCAGTTCAAACCACTTGCTGTACCCGAGCTGAGGGTCCcatttcttcctcctgccccGAGGCACAGAATGTTCAGCTGGGATTATTGTCCCCAAATAGACTTGTTAATTTtatccagggctgctgctgcccccagcccaaAAGGCTCCCACAATAAATGCACTGAGCCACAGTTTGCCCTGTCAGCACCAGGAGTGCTAGCATCCCTGCTTCTCCGAAGGACGCCAGAATGTGCACAGGCACCTACCTCCTCTCTGCACACACAAACATGCTCACACACAAATTTGATGTGATTTTATTACGGCTACAACATTTACAcagcacaggctctgcagcaaagagcagagggaggaaagagctccccagccctgagcagacAGTGGACGGTGTGTGGGGCAAGGAGAGCACACCAGCACGCTCCAggagggcagctcccagcaggccAGGCTtccaggagagggaggaagaaacaCAGGAGGCATCAGTACTTGGGACGTTTCACCTCAAccctggaagagagagagaggggcaggagagtGGTGAGAATGCAGGGCAGGCAGGTCAACCACCCTCCCATCCAGGGCTCAGCACTGAGATCCCCATTTCCACACCACAGAAGGTATGGGAATCCCAACAGGGGAGCCACAAGCAGAGACAACTGTACTAACCCATCAGCCTCcaacttcttcctcttctcGATGATCTGCAGAGAAAGCACAAAGTCCTGTTacccagaggggctggagggtgcCAGATACACCCGGGGAGAGCTGTAGCCAGGCCAGAGTGAGCTGAGGGAGCTACAGCTGGAGAAGCTTGGCCTGTTCCCTCTTTGCTCCTTTCTGGCCACCACAGACCGTTGGTTCTCAccttccccagcccatcccataCTGCTCACTCTGCCAGGAcaacccccagctctgccagttgGCAAATGAAGCCACTAAACATGTCCTGTCCTCTCCCATCCCCTTTGGATGGTTCCAAACTAATGGTTTGGGgcatgttcagctgctgcacagcccagagcaAAAAGCCCCCGACTGGGGCTGTTCCAAATGCAGCTCCAGATTCCTCTGCAATACTGAAGCCCCAAATACTTAGCCAAGGCTCTTGCAAGGAGCAAATCCAGTTGGTAAAGAGCCAGCCCTCCTGCCCACACACACTGGCAGCACATGGCTGGACTGAAGAGCCATGACTGGGACAGCGAGGGCAGGACTGGGTGGGAGCTGTCCTGGGCCATGCTGGCAGCTCCCggctcagcagccccagcccagctcggGCCCTCACCGCGCTGATTTTCTTCCACTGCCGGTCCAGCTCCGCCTTGTCGTTCGTCTCCTTGAAGCGGCGCGTTTTGCGTCCCTCAGACATCTTGATGCCGTACTGGAAGGCTGCCCTGGAGAAGGAGCAAGACATGGCTCAGCACTCCCAGGGGAGCCACAGCCTGCCAGAGGAAGGGACACATCTCCCCAGCCATGAGCACATGCTCGAGAGTTGGCCTGAGCCCCTGAAGGCAGCTCAGGAGGCTGGAGTCCTCAAGAGCAACACTAGGagcaaaaacaaaccaccagGCCCAGGacccacagctcctcctcagGTCCTCATAAGGGAGCCCCCAGCTTGCTTTaagctgccccagcacccaggTTTGGCCAGCGGGGCCATCCCACCCAGAACCCTTGCTTGGCCCTTCCTGAGGGCTGCACTCACTTGGGCAGAGCCTCCTTGTTGTTCATGTACTCGCTGTACTCCTCCTGTGTGTCGAAATCCCAGCGGCCCAGAGGCCCCTTCTTATTACCCTGCAGGGAGAGAACGACTCAGAGCGGCTCCTCAGTTGCTGCTGGGAGGGCTTctcacacagccctgcacacccAGCCATGAGGCtccatctcccaccagccccaaatcccttcccCAAGTAGCTCCAGACAGGAGATTTCATGGAAAAGGGAGTCAGAACAGAGTAGCACGCCTGCCAGCACCTCTGGGTCAA
Above is a window of Corvus moneduloides isolate bCorMon1 chromosome 15, bCorMon1.pri, whole genome shotgun sequence DNA encoding:
- the WDR55 gene encoding WD repeat-containing protein 55 produces the protein MAAAMEEEPQDSPEPAAREPRVRDTPEDICLEATANAIALHPARPLLAAGDVDGDVYLYSYSCTEGENRQLWSSGHHLKSCRDVAFSQDGQKLFTVSKDKSIHILTAEEGRLETRFPKAHDSALNCVLPIDNHVFATGDDGGAVKVWDLRRGSAILEARQQEEYISAMTVDGNGKILLTACGDGTLGVFNVKRRRFELLSEPQNGDLTSVVLMKRGRKVACGSSEGTIYLFNWDGFGAASDRFALRAETIDCMVPITDSIVCVGSLDGVIRAVNVLPNRVLGCVGQHLGEPIEQLAVAEDGKLLASSGHDQKVKFWDVSALGSMVVDDYRRKKKKGGPLRALSSKALGSGEDFFADLREEAEPEAAAAGKGGDSSDSDSD